Proteins encoded in a region of the Streptomyces sp. NBC_01298 genome:
- a CDS encoding ABC transporter substrate-binding protein → MSRTRIAIAASAVAVVLTAAACAPQPVSPAGAAGSGSPNCTTGSSSLHKSGQLTVATDSPAYAPWFDSNTPSNGKGFESAVAYAVAGKLGFSRDKVKWVVEPFAHSYAPGPKNFDFDINQISITPQRAQAVDFSTSYYTADQAILTLNNSAFAKATSLGELKDAKIGVQVATTSYQAVLDQLKPSRTPSVFNTTNDEVNALKNGQIDAIVTDLPTVFFLAGSELDNAKIVGQFGYAGGTPEEFGLLLPKGSGYTSCVNEALSALKADGTLAKLTAEWLSASANVPELKP, encoded by the coding sequence ATGTCCCGCACCCGTATAGCCATCGCGGCATCCGCCGTCGCAGTCGTCCTGACCGCCGCCGCCTGCGCGCCCCAGCCGGTGAGTCCCGCGGGAGCTGCCGGATCCGGCAGCCCCAACTGCACGACCGGCAGTTCGAGCCTCCACAAGAGCGGGCAGTTGACCGTCGCGACCGATTCCCCGGCCTACGCGCCCTGGTTCGACAGCAACACCCCTTCCAACGGCAAGGGCTTCGAGAGCGCGGTCGCCTATGCGGTCGCGGGCAAACTCGGCTTCAGCCGGGACAAGGTGAAGTGGGTCGTCGAACCGTTCGCCCATTCCTACGCCCCCGGGCCGAAGAACTTCGACTTCGACATCAACCAGATCTCCATCACCCCGCAGCGCGCACAGGCGGTGGACTTCTCCACCAGTTACTACACGGCGGACCAGGCCATCCTCACCCTGAACAACTCCGCTTTCGCGAAAGCCACTTCGCTCGGAGAACTGAAGGACGCCAAGATCGGTGTCCAGGTGGCCACCACCAGCTACCAGGCAGTGCTCGACCAGCTCAAGCCCTCGCGCACGCCGAGCGTCTTCAACACCACCAACGACGAGGTCAACGCGCTGAAGAACGGCCAGATCGACGCGATCGTCACCGACCTGCCGACCGTGTTCTTCCTGGCCGGGTCGGAGCTCGACAACGCCAAGATCGTCGGCCAGTTCGGCTACGCGGGCGGCACCCCCGAGGAGTTCGGCCTGCTCCTGCCCAAGGGCAGCGGCTACACCTCCTGCGTGAACGAGGCCCTGAGCGCGCTCAAGGCCGACGGCACGCTCGCCAAGCTCACCGCGGAGTGGCTGTCCGCCTCGGCGAACGTCCCCGAGCTGAAGCCGTAG
- a CDS encoding amino acid ABC transporter permease, whose product MNLEKTAVPHEPATPPADTYRPSERERERERFRRSRKRRHTWTAALCTLLGLAAIAAAAVSSPGWERVHSLFLDGTEFRESFPELLRAFWLNIQMFLIAEVLILVLGLLIALVRVTRAPGLQPLRLAATVYVDVFRGVPTLLLVFLVGFGLPALRLQGTPSEPWVLGVIALVLSYSAYVGEVLRAGLNSVHPAQRNAARALGLNERKTLRYVVLPQAVRNVLPPLLNDFIALQKDTALVAVLGPLEALRAAQIKADYDFNYTPYLGAALLFIAVTIPLTRFADRLQRRAAQRTWAETGR is encoded by the coding sequence GTGAACCTCGAGAAGACGGCAGTGCCGCACGAGCCGGCCACCCCGCCGGCCGACACCTACCGACCGAGCGAGCGCGAGCGGGAGCGGGAGCGTTTCCGCCGCTCCCGCAAGCGGCGCCACACCTGGACCGCCGCCCTGTGCACCCTGCTCGGCCTGGCGGCCATCGCGGCCGCCGCGGTGTCCTCGCCGGGCTGGGAGCGCGTCCACAGCCTGTTCCTGGACGGCACCGAATTCCGGGAGTCGTTCCCCGAACTCCTGCGGGCCTTCTGGCTCAACATCCAGATGTTCCTCATCGCCGAGGTGCTGATCCTGGTCCTGGGGCTGCTGATCGCCCTGGTACGGGTGACCCGCGCTCCCGGCCTGCAGCCGCTCCGGCTGGCCGCGACCGTCTACGTGGACGTCTTCCGCGGCGTTCCCACCCTGCTGCTGGTCTTCCTCGTCGGATTCGGCCTGCCGGCTCTGCGGTTGCAGGGCACGCCCTCCGAACCCTGGGTGCTCGGCGTGATCGCGCTGGTCCTCTCCTACAGTGCCTACGTCGGCGAAGTACTGCGCGCGGGACTGAACTCGGTGCACCCCGCGCAGCGCAACGCCGCGCGGGCGCTGGGACTGAACGAACGCAAGACCCTGCGGTACGTGGTGCTGCCACAGGCGGTGCGCAACGTGCTCCCGCCCCTGCTCAACGATTTCATCGCACTGCAGAAGGACACCGCGCTGGTCGCCGTGCTCGGTCCGCTGGAGGCACTGCGGGCCGCGCAGATCAAGGCGGACTACGACTTCAACTACACCCCGTACCTGGGAGCTGCTCTCTTGTTCATCGCGGTCACCATTCCGTTGACCCGCTTCGCCGACCGGCTCCAGCGCCGGGCGGCGCAGCGTACCTGGGCGGAGACGGGCCGATGA
- a CDS encoding amino acid ABC transporter ATP-binding protein gives MSRPLLRIRGVRKQYGSRLVLRSIDLDVAEHQVVCLIGGSGSGKSTLLRCVDLLDVVDDGTVHLGDSELTDPALDPHEARKRIGIVFQAYNLFPHLSVLDNITLAPRQVHGVPRKQAEESARELLARLGLADKAHEHPDRLSGGQQQRAAIARALATEPELLLFDEITSALDPELVGEVLDVVADLKQRGLTILMATHEMGFARHVADRVCFLEDGVIVEQGTAEQVLTAPKEQATQRFLARVLDRT, from the coding sequence ATGAGCCGACCACTGCTGCGGATCCGCGGCGTGCGCAAGCAGTACGGGTCGCGCCTGGTCCTGCGCTCGATCGACCTGGACGTCGCCGAGCACCAGGTCGTCTGCCTCATCGGCGGCTCGGGCTCGGGCAAGTCGACCCTGCTGCGCTGCGTGGACCTGCTGGACGTCGTCGACGACGGCACCGTCCACCTGGGCGACAGCGAACTGACGGACCCCGCACTGGACCCCCATGAGGCCCGGAAGCGGATCGGCATCGTCTTCCAGGCCTACAACCTGTTCCCGCACCTGAGCGTGCTGGACAACATCACGCTCGCCCCGCGCCAGGTCCACGGCGTCCCGCGTAAGCAGGCCGAGGAGTCGGCCCGCGAACTGCTGGCCCGGCTCGGCCTCGCGGACAAGGCGCACGAACACCCCGACCGGCTCTCCGGGGGACAGCAGCAGCGCGCCGCGATCGCCCGCGCCCTGGCCACCGAGCCGGAGCTGCTCCTCTTCGACGAGATCACCTCGGCCCTCGACCCCGAGCTGGTGGGCGAGGTTCTGGACGTGGTGGCGGACCTCAAACAGCGCGGCCTGACCATCCTGATGGCCACGCACGAGATGGGCTTCGCCCGGCACGTCGCGGACCGGGTCTGCTTCCTGGAGGACGGCGTGATCGTGGAACAGGGCACCGCGGAGCAAGTACTCACCGCTCCCAAGGAGCAGGCGACCCAGCGCTTCCTGGCCCGGGTCCTGGACCGCACCTGA
- a CDS encoding protealysin inhibitor emfourin, whose protein sequence is MLITVSRSGGFTGVDKMRKIDTSVRRDAAEWEGLARRAVRPVADGFHYRITIDGRAVELDEAGLTDDQRELIRAVLGEEA, encoded by the coding sequence ATGCTGATCACTGTCAGTCGCTCCGGAGGGTTCACCGGTGTGGACAAGATGCGGAAGATCGACACCTCCGTCCGGCGGGACGCCGCGGAATGGGAGGGCCTCGCGCGGCGCGCCGTACGGCCGGTCGCGGACGGCTTCCACTATCGGATCACGATCGACGGCCGAGCGGTCGAACTCGACGAGGCGGGCTTGACCGACGACCAGCGCGAACTGATCCGTGCGGTCCTCGGCGAAGAGGCCTGA
- a CDS encoding DUF4236 domain-containing protein, whose translation MPLTFRKSIRILPGVRLNINRKSWSITTGGKHGPRRTHSSTGRRTTSWDLPGPFGWRKAKTRRG comes from the coding sequence ATGCCACTGACATTCCGCAAGAGCATCAGGATCCTGCCGGGTGTCCGGCTCAACATCAACCGCAAGTCGTGGTCGATCACGACCGGTGGCAAGCACGGCCCCCGCCGTACGCACAGCAGCACGGGACGCCGGACCACGTCGTGGGATCTGCCCGGTCCCTTCGGCTGGCGCAAGGCCAAGACCCGCCGCGGTTGA
- a CDS encoding GlsB/YeaQ/YmgE family stress response membrane protein, with product MGILAWILIGLLAGIIAKALMPGRDPGGIIITMLIGIAGGLLGGWLGKVIFGVDSIEGFFDLSTWIAAIVGSLILLVVYRMVTGNRRHA from the coding sequence ATGGGCATTCTGGCTTGGATTCTCATAGGGTTGCTCGCGGGCATCATCGCCAAGGCGCTCATGCCGGGCAGGGACCCGGGCGGCATCATCATCACCATGCTCATCGGCATCGCGGGCGGTCTGCTCGGCGGCTGGCTCGGCAAGGTCATCTTCGGTGTCGACTCGATCGAGGGGTTCTTCGACCTCTCCACCTGGATCGCCGCCATCGTCGGCTCCCTCATCCTCCTGGTGGTCTACCGGATGGTCACGGGAAACAGGCGCCACGCCTGA
- a CDS encoding DUF6296 family protein: MGRDGVRSVYELVFPGMAEGGPDIVRVTVTDRTGPGGNPVYEDATGIIQAEISERSEVRVLATGAGQEPVQGVTARLLSG, from the coding sequence ATGGGACGAGACGGTGTACGGAGTGTGTACGAGTTGGTGTTCCCCGGCATGGCCGAGGGTGGACCGGACATCGTGCGGGTGACCGTCACGGACCGGACGGGACCGGGAGGCAACCCGGTCTACGAGGACGCCACGGGCATCATCCAGGCGGAGATCAGCGAGCGCTCGGAAGTACGCGTGCTGGCCACAGGGGCCGGTCAGGAACCGGTTCAGGGGGTCACGGCCCGGCTCCTGTCCGGGTGA
- a CDS encoding SpoIIE family protein phosphatase produces MNRFARLATRVLAVPLGLVRLEPAGEAAGVLPECWPPETRPDGAVLECCRRVAEDGRPLFLSRAGDGSASFSFAGVPLVGSSGELLGVLSVVDTDLRVWSEDEVRDLSDLAAACSAQARMRVRTEIGRQAREAAEEEATRAHELLSRSELLLRASEDLADTRGLDDVRQRVGDLVSGDLKPARVDLLLLRRGMLDRVPSPVDGDARPGGVPERFALASHWPASRAVRENRMVVVTGSHTDPDALSGTLASPGFDALSLHTAACLPLRGTHGILGALVLAWDTPHEIGLDERAVLTTLAGYTAQAVERALHLDDRVTAASQLQRAMLTDLPDTPGLELAALYRPAARDDMVGGDWYDAYPLPRVPGSGVAGALALTVGDITGHDMRAAALMGQVRSMLRQADHDHPGQGPEQALGALERACRRLNLPASGTAVHAHVRPEADGHWHLRWSNAGHPAPLLLSPDGSVESLAEHDVLLHHALPPGPRTCGTRSLAPGSTLLLYTDGLVEERGTDIDENVERLARELATAPSGIRLHALLRSLLDTIGPQEAQDDTVLFAVRVPGL; encoded by the coding sequence TTGAATCGGTTCGCCCGGCTCGCCACCCGCGTGCTCGCGGTCCCCCTGGGACTCGTACGGCTGGAGCCGGCCGGCGAGGCCGCCGGTGTGCTCCCCGAGTGCTGGCCGCCCGAAACGAGACCCGACGGGGCAGTACTGGAGTGCTGCCGTCGCGTCGCGGAGGACGGGCGGCCCCTGTTCCTGTCCAGGGCCGGTGACGGCTCCGCGTCCTTCTCGTTCGCCGGTGTCCCGCTGGTCGGGAGTTCCGGCGAGCTCCTGGGCGTCCTCTCCGTCGTGGACACCGACCTCCGGGTCTGGAGCGAGGACGAGGTACGGGACCTCTCGGACCTGGCCGCCGCGTGCAGCGCCCAGGCCCGGATGCGGGTGCGCACCGAGATCGGGCGTCAGGCCCGCGAAGCGGCCGAGGAGGAGGCCACCCGGGCGCACGAGCTGCTCAGCCGTTCGGAGCTGCTCCTGCGGGCTTCCGAGGACCTCGCCGACACCCGCGGCCTGGACGACGTACGCCAACGGGTCGGAGACCTGGTCAGCGGGGATCTCAAGCCCGCTCGGGTGGACCTGCTCCTGCTCCGGCGGGGGATGCTCGACCGCGTGCCGAGTCCCGTCGACGGTGACGCCCGCCCCGGAGGCGTTCCCGAGCGGTTCGCGCTCGCCTCGCACTGGCCGGCCTCGCGAGCGGTGCGCGAGAACCGGATGGTGGTGGTCACGGGGTCGCACACGGACCCCGACGCCCTCTCCGGCACCCTGGCGAGCCCGGGATTCGACGCCCTGAGCCTCCACACCGCCGCCTGCCTGCCCCTGCGCGGCACGCACGGCATACTCGGCGCCCTCGTGCTGGCGTGGGACACCCCGCACGAGATCGGCTTGGACGAACGGGCGGTGCTGACCACGCTCGCCGGATACACCGCCCAGGCGGTCGAACGCGCACTGCACCTCGATGACCGTGTCACGGCGGCCAGCCAGCTCCAGCGGGCCATGCTCACCGACCTTCCCGACACACCCGGTCTGGAACTGGCCGCCTTGTACCGGCCCGCCGCACGCGACGACATGGTCGGCGGGGACTGGTACGACGCCTACCCGTTGCCCCGCGTACCGGGCAGCGGCGTCGCAGGGGCGCTGGCCCTCACGGTCGGCGACATCACCGGACACGACATGCGGGCCGCCGCCCTCATGGGACAGGTCCGCAGCATGCTGCGCCAGGCGGACCACGACCACCCCGGCCAGGGGCCGGAACAGGCCCTCGGCGCCCTCGAACGGGCCTGCCGACGCCTGAACCTGCCGGCCAGCGGCACGGCCGTCCATGCCCACGTCCGTCCGGAGGCGGACGGTCACTGGCACCTGAGGTGGAGCAACGCCGGCCATCCCGCCCCGCTCCTGCTCAGCCCGGACGGCAGCGTGGAAAGCCTCGCCGAGCACGACGTCCTGCTGCACCACGCCCTGCCGCCCGGGCCCCGCACCTGCGGAACCCGTTCGCTGGCGCCGGGCAGCACACTGCTTCTGTACACCGACGGGCTGGTCGAGGAACGCGGCACGGACATCGACGAGAACGTCGAACGGCTCGCCCGAGAGCTCGCCACGGCCCCGTCGGGGATCCGGCTGCACGCGCTGCTGCGCTCGCTCCTGGACACCATCGGGCCCCAGGAGGCACAGGACGACACCGTCCTGTTCGCGGTGCGCGTCCCCGGTCTGTGA
- a CDS encoding YhjD/YihY/BrkB family envelope integrity protein, translating into MRSVGRRARAGARWVHVRDVGLWQRSLGFAALGFLTLVPLLIVVSAADTRSGQGFAQWLGDGLGVSPAARAEIERLFALPGQAWRTTTAFGLALLAVFGLSFGTMLQSGYERVWDLPPARWWARWRHVLWLVALVGALFLSAIAPPWRESPARGFVTVAIGTLFFWWSQRLLLGGRVSWTALLPGAVATMLGLLGLRVFSRLVFSPLIASGAVTYGPFGTVLVIQTWLVGIGVVVFGGALVGRLLHDELPRRPPPVEPGL; encoded by the coding sequence ATGCGCAGCGTCGGCCGCCGCGCGCGGGCCGGAGCCCGCTGGGTCCACGTCCGGGACGTCGGCCTCTGGCAACGCTCGCTCGGATTCGCGGCGCTCGGGTTCCTCACCCTGGTCCCGCTCCTCATCGTCGTGTCCGCGGCGGACACCCGTAGCGGGCAGGGGTTCGCGCAGTGGCTGGGAGACGGGCTCGGCGTATCGCCGGCCGCCAGGGCCGAGATCGAGCGGCTCTTCGCCCTGCCCGGCCAGGCCTGGCGGACCACGACCGCCTTCGGCCTCGCGCTGCTCGCCGTATTCGGCCTGTCCTTCGGCACGATGCTGCAGAGCGGCTACGAACGGGTGTGGGACCTGCCTCCAGCCCGCTGGTGGGCCCGGTGGCGCCACGTGCTGTGGCTCGTCGCTCTGGTGGGGGCGCTCTTCCTCTCGGCGATCGCCCCGCCGTGGCGCGAGTCCCCGGCCCGCGGCTTCGTCACGGTGGCGATCGGCACCCTCTTCTTCTGGTGGTCCCAGCGCCTGCTCCTCGGCGGCCGGGTGTCATGGACCGCCCTGCTCCCCGGGGCGGTGGCCACCATGCTCGGGCTGCTCGGGCTGCGGGTCTTCTCCCGGCTCGTCTTCTCGCCGCTGATCGCGTCCGGCGCCGTCACCTACGGCCCCTTCGGAACCGTCCTCGTCATCCAGACCTGGCTCGTCGGCATCGGCGTGGTCGTGTTCGGCGGCGCACTCGTCGGCCGGCTCCTCCACGACGAGCTGCCGCGCCGGCCGCCTCCGGTGGAACCCGGTCTGTGA
- a CDS encoding ATP-binding protein: MGVGVRGPVMRQRRRLALGGVRGAVGKGRDFTRRTLRDWGWDGRESAEDALLLVSELVTNAALHAHGCEELVLTSGETLRIEVLDGVAELPRPGAVRRPGVPGGHGLHLVRRLSDRWGCHPAGAGKVVWAEIESCRLSDGLRDPSAPTSGPPLGQGIATGAPADGLT, translated from the coding sequence GTGGGCGTGGGCGTGCGTGGCCCGGTCATGCGCCAGCGGCGCCGGCTAGCCCTGGGCGGTGTGCGGGGTGCGGTCGGCAAGGGCCGTGACTTCACCCGCCGGACCCTGCGGGACTGGGGCTGGGACGGACGGGAGAGCGCCGAGGACGCGCTGCTCCTCGTCTCCGAGCTGGTCACCAACGCCGCCCTGCACGCGCACGGCTGCGAAGAGCTCGTACTGACCTCCGGCGAGACCCTGCGGATCGAGGTGCTCGACGGAGTGGCGGAGCTGCCGCGTCCCGGGGCCGTGCGCCGCCCGGGCGTCCCCGGCGGCCACGGCCTGCACCTGGTGCGGCGGCTCTCGGACCGGTGGGGCTGCCACCCCGCCGGCGCGGGCAAGGTCGTCTGGGCGGAGATCGAGTCCTGCCGACTGTCGGACGGGCTTCGGGACCCGAGCGCACCGACCTCCGGGCCTCCGCTCGGGCAGGGGATCGCCACCGGGGCGCCGGCCGACGGCCTCACCTAG
- a CDS encoding ATP-binding protein yields the protein MEIIEPETGDPSSAGLPTAGQRRRLALTGVRGAVARSREFTREALRDWGWDGTETSEDALLLVSELLTNASLHADGCHELVLTAGENLRIEVYDGSTTLPSRNPAPQRGVPGGHGLHIVERLSDRWGSHAHEHGKAVWAEIEASRLTSGRPTGR from the coding sequence GTGGAGATCATCGAACCTGAAACGGGTGATCCGTCGAGTGCGGGCCTTCCCACCGCAGGACAGCGCCGCAGGCTCGCCCTGACCGGCGTCCGCGGCGCCGTGGCCAGGAGCCGCGAGTTCACGCGCGAGGCCCTGCGGGACTGGGGCTGGGACGGAACCGAGACCTCCGAGGACGCCCTGCTCCTCGTCTCCGAGCTGCTGACCAACGCCTCCCTCCACGCGGACGGTTGTCACGAGCTCGTGCTCACGGCCGGGGAAAACCTGCGCATCGAGGTCTACGACGGCTCGACCACGCTGCCCAGCCGCAACCCGGCCCCACAGCGCGGCGTCCCGGGCGGTCACGGCCTGCACATCGTGGAGCGCCTGTCCGACCGCTGGGGCTCGCACGCCCACGAGCACGGCAAGGCCGTCTGGGCGGAGATCGAGGCATCCCGGCTCACATCGGGTAGGCCGACCGGTAGATGA
- a CDS encoding SigB/SigF/SigG family RNA polymerase sigma factor: MDHIEVENAREMAPTDARELSRHFFARLRTLEEGTREYQYTRNTLIEMNLSLVQFAARRFRARVVGGGLDMEDVIQVGTIGLIKAIDRYDLDREVEFSTLALPYIIGEIKRYFRDTTWAVHVPRRLQELRTELAKAQEALSDVLGRAPTVKELAQHLKLSEDEVIDGLMAANGYTSSSLDASADSDETSSAGRGARPAAERHGALDPGMELFEEFHTLAPLLGQLDERDRLILRMRFGQELTQAEIGAELGISQMQVSRILSRTLARLRTGMLTE; this comes from the coding sequence ATGGACCACATCGAAGTCGAGAACGCCCGCGAGATGGCGCCGACCGACGCGCGTGAGCTGTCGCGGCACTTCTTCGCGAGACTGCGCACGCTCGAGGAGGGGACGCGCGAATACCAGTACACGCGCAACACCCTGATCGAGATGAACCTCTCGCTCGTGCAGTTCGCGGCACGGCGTTTCCGGGCCCGCGTGGTCGGCGGGGGTCTCGACATGGAGGACGTCATCCAGGTCGGAACGATCGGCCTGATCAAGGCGATCGACCGCTACGACCTCGACCGGGAGGTCGAGTTCTCCACCCTCGCCCTCCCCTACATCATCGGTGAGATCAAGCGGTACTTCCGCGACACCACCTGGGCCGTGCACGTACCGCGCCGCCTGCAGGAGCTGCGTACGGAACTCGCCAAGGCCCAAGAGGCCCTGAGCGACGTCCTCGGCAGGGCGCCGACGGTCAAGGAGCTGGCCCAGCACCTGAAGTTGTCCGAGGACGAGGTCATCGACGGGCTGATGGCCGCGAACGGCTACACGAGCAGCTCCCTCGACGCCTCCGCCGACAGCGACGAGACGTCCTCGGCGGGCCGCGGCGCCCGGCCGGCGGCGGAACGCCACGGCGCCCTCGATCCCGGCATGGAACTCTTCGAGGAGTTCCACACCCTCGCGCCCCTGCTGGGGCAGCTGGACGAACGCGACCGGCTCATCCTGCGGATGCGCTTCGGCCAGGAACTGACCCAGGCCGAGATCGGTGCCGAGCTGGGCATCTCCCAGATGCAGGTGTCGCGCATCCTGTCCCGCACGCTGGCCCGGCTGCGCACCGGCATGCTCACGGAGTAG
- a CDS encoding STAS domain-containing protein → MTGAGDEFQSGVVGESYPAGTGCVVEARGELDQDTLAPLEEALSSAADRYPLVVLDAGGITFGDSSFLNLLLRLHHLTTLRIAAPGEQLRRLFAVTGADTVLSVHTSVEDAVGA, encoded by the coding sequence ATGACCGGAGCAGGGGACGAGTTTCAGTCAGGTGTGGTCGGAGAGAGCTACCCGGCGGGGACCGGGTGCGTGGTGGAGGCCCGCGGAGAGCTGGACCAGGACACGCTGGCCCCGCTGGAAGAGGCTCTCAGCTCCGCTGCGGACCGGTACCCGCTGGTGGTCCTGGACGCCGGTGGCATCACATTCGGGGACTCCTCCTTCCTGAACCTGCTCCTGCGGCTGCACCACCTCACGACCCTGCGCATCGCCGCCCCCGGCGAGCAGTTGCGCCGGCTCTTCGCCGTGACCGGCGCGGATACGGTCCTTTCCGTCCACACGAGCGTCGAGGACGCCGTAGGGGCGTGA
- a CDS encoding DUF6357 family protein: MSDIVFTRRSGWIPNVIREDGELKLMLGAGADANHDPRTFTFSIGEAHLAVIREDLARHLLLWSAVLPLCDAAGTRGRLDENAAVALLDPILLAAPADVDALFRHIPWDRSRLIAHGADIGLLERGRVCAAMRAATQTPNGKRAQEHHADRRRAQRGTVLGPLDAAILRYTGQYLHGSTVPGRMPNAVEPALLPEVVRVIATAEQACAALRIGRHPRRGKRATDKRDWNRMETAVEAAVRRAHPELVDDAVRTVSFLMCSEAADRSRNTPMEDDEEATGHRAGSGSGSGSDGSASKTALSFTDDKGVEKKWRRAGPRTAAAEFWEFVADRSAADNEVFTIEDEEMGEGIQLHFYADSVARITTLREAEGGAEPEYRVEYGLVDGMGGYRNLVSAFLRGGCAALAQHGPWMSDVAEFERARRGRDGR; the protein is encoded by the coding sequence ATGAGCGACATCGTTTTCACGCGCCGGAGCGGCTGGATACCGAACGTGATCCGCGAGGACGGCGAGCTGAAGCTGATGCTCGGTGCCGGGGCCGACGCCAACCACGATCCCCGCACGTTCACGTTCTCGATCGGCGAAGCCCATCTCGCGGTGATCCGGGAGGACCTGGCCCGACACCTCCTGTTGTGGAGTGCCGTCCTTCCGCTGTGCGACGCCGCCGGAACCAGGGGCCGGCTCGACGAGAACGCCGCCGTCGCGCTCCTGGACCCGATCCTCCTCGCCGCGCCCGCGGACGTCGACGCGCTCTTCCGGCACATCCCGTGGGACAGGAGCCGGCTCATCGCCCACGGGGCCGACATCGGTCTGCTCGAGCGCGGTCGGGTGTGCGCGGCGATGCGCGCGGCGACGCAGACGCCGAACGGGAAACGAGCCCAGGAGCACCACGCGGACCGCCGTCGCGCCCAGCGCGGCACGGTACTCGGGCCGCTCGACGCCGCGATCCTGAGGTACACGGGCCAGTACCTGCACGGCTCGACGGTTCCGGGGCGGATGCCCAATGCCGTCGAACCCGCGCTGCTGCCCGAGGTCGTGCGGGTGATCGCCACCGCGGAACAGGCGTGCGCCGCGCTGCGGATCGGCCGCCATCCGCGACGGGGAAAGCGCGCCACGGACAAGCGCGACTGGAATCGGATGGAGACGGCGGTCGAAGCGGCCGTGCGCCGTGCACACCCCGAGCTCGTCGATGACGCGGTGCGCACCGTGAGCTTCCTGATGTGCTCGGAGGCCGCGGACCGCTCCCGGAACACCCCCATGGAGGACGACGAGGAGGCCACCGGACACCGCGCCGGCTCCGGCTCCGGCTCCGGCTCCGACGGGAGCGCGAGCAAGACGGCCCTGTCGTTCACCGACGACAAGGGCGTCGAGAAGAAGTGGCGACGGGCCGGCCCCCGCACGGCCGCCGCGGAGTTCTGGGAGTTCGTCGCAGACCGCTCCGCCGCCGACAACGAGGTGTTCACCATCGAGGACGAGGAGATGGGCGAAGGGATCCAGCTCCACTTCTACGCGGACTCCGTCGCCCGCATCACGACGCTCCGCGAGGCGGAAGGCGGTGCGGAGCCGGAGTACCGGGTCGAGTACGGCCTGGTCGACGGGATGGGCGGCTACCGGAACCTGGTGAGCGCCTTCCTCCGCGGCGGCTGCGCCGCACTCGCACAGCACGGCCCCTGGATGTCGGACGTCGCCGAGTTCGAGCGGGCCCGTCGGGGGCGCGACGGCCGGTAG
- a CDS encoding PRC-barrel domain-containing protein codes for MTENVWSYKSTSGHLAGADLTGYKVEAADGGIGKVDKHSDEVGDAYLVVDTGVWIFGKEVLLPASTVTRVDPQEKKVYVDRTKEQIKSAPEFHRDRHLGNAGYHEELGSYYGSGVPFGGRPF; via the coding sequence GTGACTGAGAATGTGTGGAGTTACAAGTCGACCTCGGGCCACCTCGCCGGCGCTGATCTGACCGGCTACAAGGTCGAGGCGGCCGACGGCGGCATCGGCAAGGTCGACAAGCACTCCGACGAGGTCGGTGACGCCTACCTGGTCGTGGACACCGGGGTCTGGATCTTCGGCAAGGAAGTGCTCCTGCCGGCGAGCACGGTGACCCGCGTCGACCCGCAGGAGAAGAAGGTCTACGTCGACCGGACCAAGGAGCAGATCAAGAGCGCTCCCGAGTTCCACCGCGACCGGCACCTCGGCAACGCCGGCTACCACGAAGAGCTCGGCTCCTACTACGGCAGCGGCGTCCCCTTCGGCGGCCGCCCCTTCTGA